A region of the Pseudostreptobacillus hongkongensis genome:
ATTTATATATTTTTCTTTTAATATATTATATTTCATTTTCTAAACAATATCTTTTGATATAATATTTCAACATATGTTTAGTAATATTTAACTTTTTAGCAATTTCTTCATATGTCATAGTTTTTTTCATTTCTATTATTTCATCAAAGTACAAGTTTAAGTATTTATTTCCCATAAAGATCTCTTTTCAAAAATAAAGAAATATTAATTTTTTTAAAACATAAGTATTATAACAGAATTAGATTTATATAAATAATAGAATTTTTAAAGAGGCTGTTGCAATTC
Encoded here:
- a CDS encoding helix-turn-helix domain-containing protein, yielding MGNKYLNLYFDEIIEMKKTMTYEEIAKKLNITKHMLKYYIKRYCLENEI